A DNA window from Pseudodesulfovibrio thermohalotolerans contains the following coding sequences:
- a CDS encoding MFS transporter, giving the protein MRKIYLDRNLQFVFGVTLMAVLGVSSIIPALPDIMKGLHLGPVQIGLVISSFTLPGVLFSPLVGILADRMGRKVLLVPSLFIFSGFGFACFFAQTMQQLLILRFFQGVGAAPLGVLYSTMIGDLYHGPERGQAMGYNASVLAMGTAGYPALGGFLALLGWNYPFLLPLLAIPLGLAILFFMNTPEPQKTGSLKEYFSDAFRRMKTRETMALFATTLLTFIILYGPLVTYLPILLSHRFSASPATIGLVFLVASGFTGIASFQLGKLTQRFGQRSLLMAAAVLYGLAMALTPYAPSLLMTIPPVICFGLAQGLNIPTVMTMLTTIAPMEQRGAFMAANGLLLRLAQTIAPMIMGGLYALSGMSAVYWGGFACAVAILVLARLCITNTIPTSNPSGNSNR; this is encoded by the coding sequence ATGCGCAAAATCTACCTCGACCGCAACCTCCAGTTTGTCTTCGGGGTCACGCTCATGGCCGTGCTCGGGGTGTCGTCCATCATCCCGGCGCTGCCGGACATCATGAAGGGCCTCCATCTCGGGCCGGTGCAGATCGGTCTGGTCATTTCCTCGTTCACCCTGCCGGGAGTGCTCTTCTCACCCCTCGTCGGCATCCTGGCCGACCGCATGGGCCGCAAGGTGCTCCTGGTGCCCTCGCTGTTCATCTTCAGCGGCTTCGGCTTCGCCTGTTTCTTCGCCCAGACCATGCAGCAGCTTCTAATCCTGCGATTCTTCCAGGGAGTGGGAGCGGCGCCGCTGGGCGTGCTCTATTCGACCATGATCGGCGACCTGTACCACGGGCCGGAACGCGGCCAGGCCATGGGCTACAACGCCTCGGTGCTGGCCATGGGCACGGCCGGATACCCCGCCCTCGGCGGGTTCCTGGCGCTGCTCGGCTGGAACTATCCCTTCCTGCTCCCCCTGCTGGCCATCCCCCTCGGACTGGCCATCCTCTTTTTCATGAACACCCCGGAGCCGCAGAAAACCGGTAGCCTCAAGGAATATTTCTCCGACGCCTTCCGCCGAATGAAGACTCGCGAGACCATGGCCCTGTTCGCCACAACCCTGCTGACCTTCATCATCCTGTACGGGCCATTGGTCACCTACCTGCCCATCCTGCTCAGCCACAGGTTCTCGGCCTCTCCGGCGACCATCGGCCTGGTCTTCCTGGTCGCCTCGGGCTTCACGGGCATCGCCTCTTTCCAGCTCGGCAAGCTGACCCAGCGTTTCGGGCAGCGATCCCTGCTCATGGCCGCCGCCGTGCTCTACGGTCTGGCCATGGCGCTCACGCCCTACGCCCCGTCCCTGCTCATGACCATCCCGCCGGTCATCTGTTTCGGCCTGGCCCAGGGGCTGAATATCCCCACGGTCATGACCATGCTGACCACCATCGCCCCCATGGAGCAGCGCGGAGCGTTCATGGCCGCCAACGGCCTGCTCCTGCGCCTGGCCCAGACCATAGCTCCGATGATTATGGGCGGTCTCTACGCCCTGTCCGGCATGAGTGCCGTGTACTGGGGCGGATTCGCCTGCGCCGTCGCCATCCTGGTCCTGGCCCGATTGTGCATCACCAACACCATCCCAACCTCTAATCCTTCGGGAAATTCAAACCGATAA
- a CDS encoding helix-turn-helix transcriptional regulator, whose product MSQKVGGSKPQRYVQPSLLMALRSGPSYGYQLIQSIGDYGFLRGDAPPGMIYRHLRQMDDEGLVSSTWDAEGDGPAKRVYSVTAEGLEVLEAWILHMERQRDKLDAFIRRYREP is encoded by the coding sequence ATGTCGCAAAAAGTGGGTGGCTCCAAGCCGCAACGATACGTGCAACCCTCCCTGCTCATGGCGCTCAGGAGCGGGCCTTCCTATGGATATCAACTCATTCAGTCCATTGGAGACTATGGTTTTTTGCGGGGGGACGCGCCTCCGGGCATGATCTACCGGCACCTGCGCCAAATGGATGACGAGGGACTGGTTTCCTCCACCTGGGACGCGGAGGGAGACGGCCCGGCCAAGCGGGTCTATTCGGTGACGGCGGAGGGGTTGGAGGTTCTGGAGGCGTGGATACTGCACATGGAGAGGCAGCGCGACAAGCTGGACGCCTTTATCAGGCGATACCGGGAGCCGTAG
- a CDS encoding amino acid kinase family protein, which produces MGKLIKEKDEKGRLHIDTPLMGESLVDRKLLRSTEAGEYFRMQPDVNVIKIGGQSIMDRGAKALFPILDELVKAKEKHKILLMCGGGTRARHVYSIGVDLGMPTGVLSKLGDKVSAQNAEMLSVLLAKHGGAMIGHGAHLEQLHMYCQLGYLPITTGIPPYGFFEHPAEHGSIPPHRTDSGAFLLAENIGAKSLIYLKDEKGMFESDPKKAKDRDALKFYDRIHVDELLELDLDDLIVERPVLTFLKNAKTLKSFQIIDVLRHPEHLHAALDGEHVGTIVYKD; this is translated from the coding sequence ATGGGCAAGCTGATAAAGGAAAAGGACGAGAAGGGCAGGCTGCATATCGATACACCGCTCATGGGCGAGTCGCTGGTGGACCGCAAGCTGCTTAGGAGCACTGAGGCCGGTGAGTATTTCCGTATGCAGCCGGACGTCAACGTAATCAAGATCGGCGGCCAGTCCATCATGGACCGGGGGGCCAAGGCTCTCTTTCCCATCCTTGATGAACTGGTCAAAGCCAAGGAAAAACACAAGATTTTGCTCATGTGCGGTGGCGGCACCAGGGCCCGTCACGTCTACTCCATCGGCGTGGACCTGGGGATGCCCACCGGCGTCCTGTCCAAGCTCGGCGACAAGGTGTCGGCCCAGAACGCCGAGATGCTCTCGGTGCTGCTCGCCAAGCACGGCGGAGCCATGATCGGCCACGGCGCGCACCTTGAGCAGTTGCATATGTACTGCCAGCTCGGCTATCTGCCCATCACCACCGGCATCCCGCCTTACGGCTTTTTCGAGCATCCGGCCGAGCACGGTTCCATACCGCCCCATCGCACCGACTCCGGTGCGTTCCTTCTGGCCGAGAACATCGGAGCCAAGTCGCTTATCTATCTCAAGGACGAGAAGGGCATGTTCGAGAGCGACCCAAAGAAGGCCAAGGATAGGGATGCCCTCAAGTTTTATGACAGGATTCACGTGGACGAACTGCTTGAACTCGATCTCGACGATCTGATCGTCGAACGTCCGGTCCTGACCTTCCTCAAGAACGCCAAGACCCTCAAGTCGTTCCAGATCATCGATGTCCTTAGGCATCCCGAACACCTCCACGCAGCCCTGGACGGCGAGCACGTGGGGACCATCGTGTACAAGGATTAG
- a CDS encoding putative sulfate/molybdate transporter yields the protein MKIRFDRMEWAGSMGDLGTLLPLAFGMIMINGLSATGLFLAVGLMYLIGGAYYRVPIAVQPMKVISAYGIAMALTPQVITASGILLAIMLLFLGGTGLVDKVARLVPKPVIRGVQLSTGILLLAKGVHLIVGKNPLQVMRGAVEPFLAVQSLGPVPMSVVTGVVFGLAALLLLRSNRFPAGLVVVVAGVVFGAVFGAWRELAVIRPGLHFPEILPFGIPALPDFSFALLALVAPQIPMTMGNAVIANRDLSFEYFGNESRRVTDRALCISMGLANVVSALVGGMPLCHGAGGLAAHYAFGARTAGSNIIIGGLFVALAVFLGAQSINVLHLLPMGVLGMLLFFAGAQLALTIQDVQSRSGLFVMMVMLGITMASNLAWAFGVGLCLTWIINRGKINI from the coding sequence ATGAAAATTCGCTTCGACAGGATGGAATGGGCCGGGTCCATGGGCGACCTGGGCACGTTGCTGCCGCTGGCCTTCGGCATGATAATGATAAACGGACTGTCGGCCACCGGACTGTTTCTGGCCGTCGGACTCATGTACCTCATTGGCGGGGCCTATTACCGGGTGCCCATCGCCGTGCAGCCCATGAAAGTCATTTCGGCGTACGGCATCGCCATGGCCCTTACGCCCCAGGTCATCACCGCCTCGGGCATTCTCCTGGCCATCATGCTCCTCTTCCTAGGCGGGACCGGGCTGGTCGACAAGGTGGCCCGTCTCGTGCCCAAGCCGGTCATCCGGGGCGTGCAGCTTTCCACCGGCATCCTGCTCCTCGCCAAGGGCGTCCACCTCATCGTGGGCAAGAATCCCTTGCAGGTTATGCGCGGCGCGGTGGAGCCGTTTCTCGCCGTCCAGTCCCTGGGGCCGGTGCCCATGTCCGTGGTGACGGGGGTGGTTTTCGGGTTGGCCGCGCTGTTGCTCCTGCGCAGCAACCGTTTCCCGGCCGGGCTTGTGGTGGTAGTGGCCGGAGTTGTTTTCGGGGCTGTTTTCGGGGCGTGGCGCGAACTGGCCGTTATCCGTCCTGGCCTGCATTTCCCGGAAATCCTGCCCTTCGGCATCCCGGCCCTGCCGGACTTCAGCTTTGCGCTGCTCGCCTTGGTCGCTCCGCAGATACCCATGACCATGGGTAACGCGGTCATTGCCAACAGGGATCTCAGTTTCGAGTATTTCGGCAACGAGAGCCGCCGGGTCACGGACAGGGCCCTGTGCATCTCCATGGGGCTGGCCAACGTGGTTTCGGCCCTGGTGGGCGGAATGCCGCTCTGCCACGGCGCGGGCGGGCTGGCCGCACACTACGCCTTCGGAGCACGCACGGCAGGGTCCAATATCATCATCGGCGGATTGTTCGTGGCTCTGGCAGTATTCCTGGGGGCCCAGTCCATAAACGTCCTGCATCTGCTGCCCATGGGCGTACTCGGAATGCTCCTCTTCTTTGCCGGTGCGCAGTTGGCCCTGACCATCCAGGATGTCCAGAGTCGCTCCGGCCTGTTCGTCATGATGGTCATGCTCGGCATCACCATGGCCTCCAACCTGGCCTGGGCGTTCGGCGTGGGATTGTGCCTCACCTGGATCATCAACCGGGGCAAGATCAACATTTAG
- the argB gene encoding acetylglutamate kinase, whose protein sequence is MKRYQLQAKSIIETLPFITEFYGKTIVIKYGGNAMIDEHLKRAFALNILLLKYIGINPVVVHGGGPQIGQMLKALNIESHFRQGYRVTDQATMDVVEMVLVGKVNKEIVNLINLHGGQAVGLSGKDGRLITAEPKELAIEKKDAPPEIIDLGKVGEVTSVNTKLIESLLGEGFIPVIAPVGVDDHGETYNINADSVAGAVATALGAKRLYLLTDVPGLLDANGELVTSLTAKEAFEAIRSGVVTGGMIPKIKCCLEAVAGVEKSAIIDGRVENCILLELFTKSGIGTEIVY, encoded by the coding sequence ATGAAGCGATACCAGCTTCAGGCTAAATCCATCATCGAGACCTTGCCGTTCATTACGGAATTTTACGGCAAAACCATCGTCATCAAGTACGGCGGCAACGCCATGATCGACGAGCACCTGAAGCGCGCCTTCGCCCTCAATATCCTTCTTCTCAAATATATCGGCATCAACCCGGTCGTCGTACACGGCGGCGGGCCGCAGATCGGCCAGATGCTCAAGGCCCTGAACATCGAGTCGCATTTTCGCCAGGGCTACCGGGTCACCGATCAGGCCACCATGGACGTCGTCGAGATGGTCCTGGTGGGCAAGGTCAACAAGGAGATCGTCAATCTCATCAACCTGCATGGCGGCCAGGCCGTTGGACTTTCCGGCAAGGACGGACGGCTCATCACCGCCGAGCCCAAGGAACTGGCCATCGAGAAAAAGGACGCCCCGCCCGAGATCATCGATCTGGGCAAGGTGGGCGAGGTCACTTCGGTGAACACCAAGCTCATCGAATCCCTGCTCGGCGAAGGGTTCATCCCGGTCATCGCGCCCGTGGGCGTGGACGACCATGGCGAGACCTACAACATCAACGCCGACTCCGTGGCCGGAGCCGTGGCCACCGCCCTGGGCGCCAAACGGCTCTATCTGCTGACCGACGTGCCCGGCCTGCTCGACGCCAACGGCGAACTGGTCACGTCCCTGACCGCCAAGGAGGCCTTCGAGGCCATCCGCTCCGGCGTGGTCACCGGCGGCATGATCCCCAAGATCAAATGTTGCCTGGAAGCCGTGGCCGGGGTGGAAAAATCGGCCATCATCGACGGCCGCGTGGAAAACTGCATCCTGCTCGAACTGTTCACCAAATCCGGCATCGGCACGGAAATCGTCTACTAA
- a CDS encoding molybdopterin molybdotransferase MoeA, translated as MQHGFFTIIPRTEFEALLRGFPVLAAETVNLARAAGRVLADNLIAPHDWPLLDRSCMDGYAVNARDAFGAGESNPGYLECVAALPIDKLPDIALNPGECARIATGGVLPEGTDAVVMVEHTQAMQDGHEGGTIEIRKSVAPFDNVMQRGEDARKDAVALPAGTPLRPQEIGLAAALGFENLSLRKRPRVGILSTGDELIPVSEIPEPGQVRDVNTHTVAALVEQAGGIAVPYGIIKDDLESLSRALQTALAENDAVLLSGGSSIGVRDLTVQAIEAMDDAEILAHGVAISPGKPTILGRVDGKPVLGLPGQVTSALVVVHVLILPLIRHLQGDPNAFSQSKRCLRQAKLARNVASKPGREDYVRVRLEERDGEPPLAHPVLGKSGLLRTIVQADGLATIPAESEGLYADELIDVWIV; from the coding sequence ATGCAGCACGGATTCTTCACCATCATCCCGCGTACCGAGTTCGAGGCGCTGCTGCGGGGCTTCCCCGTCCTCGCGGCCGAGACCGTTAACCTAGCCCGCGCGGCAGGACGCGTCCTGGCCGACAACCTGATCGCGCCGCATGACTGGCCCCTGCTCGACCGCTCGTGCATGGACGGTTATGCGGTGAACGCCCGCGACGCATTCGGGGCCGGGGAATCCAACCCGGGCTACCTGGAATGCGTGGCCGCCCTGCCTATCGACAAGTTGCCGGACATCGCCCTCAATCCCGGGGAATGCGCGCGCATCGCCACGGGCGGCGTGCTGCCCGAGGGCACGGACGCCGTGGTCATGGTCGAGCACACCCAGGCCATGCAGGACGGACACGAGGGCGGAACCATCGAGATCAGGAAAAGCGTGGCCCCCTTCGACAACGTCATGCAACGCGGAGAAGACGCCCGCAAGGACGCCGTGGCCCTGCCCGCCGGAACGCCCCTGCGCCCGCAGGAAATCGGCCTTGCCGCAGCCCTGGGTTTTGAAAATCTTTCCCTGCGCAAACGCCCCAGGGTGGGCATCCTGTCCACGGGCGACGAGCTGATTCCCGTCAGCGAAATTCCCGAACCGGGCCAAGTGCGGGACGTGAACACCCACACCGTGGCCGCCCTAGTGGAACAGGCGGGCGGCATCGCCGTTCCCTACGGCATCATCAAGGACGATCTGGAAAGCCTGAGCCGCGCTCTGCAAACGGCCCTGGCCGAGAACGACGCGGTTCTCCTGTCCGGCGGAAGTTCCATCGGCGTGCGCGACCTGACGGTTCAGGCCATCGAGGCCATGGACGATGCCGAGATACTGGCGCACGGAGTGGCCATAAGCCCCGGCAAGCCGACCATTCTCGGCCGCGTGGACGGCAAACCCGTGCTGGGACTGCCCGGACAGGTGACGTCGGCCCTGGTGGTGGTCCACGTCCTGATTCTGCCGCTCATCCGTCACCTTCAGGGCGACCCGAACGCCTTTTCCCAGTCAAAACGCTGCCTGCGCCAGGCGAAGCTCGCCCGCAACGTGGCTTCCAAGCCCGGCCGCGAGGACTATGTGCGCGTCAGGCTGGAGGAACGCGACGGCGAACCGCCCCTGGCCCATCCGGTGCTCGGCAAGTCGGGTCTGCTGCGAACCATTGTCCAGGCCGACGGGCTGGCCACTATCCCGGCCGAGTCCGAAGGGCTGTACGCCGACGAGTTGATTGATGTGTGGATTGTCTAA
- a CDS encoding discoidin domain-containing protein has translation MSSFKVDLEFKYAPGNLMDGDPSTAWAGGSVSAGEGQWMEFSFEMPVRVTGLGIYNGNQGAGEFEKFRRIRSGRIVYPDGWEFPFWLRDEKGEQVIRCPGRPAKSIRIVVDSVFPQGVPLARMKLAVSEVKLYLTLMAVPESDATADGTFVPQIPPADTSNPVPSEIQELLRDFYVKQTSLDDDYHLLFAPHVRDMFDFQFEVFKEIQRQRGTFKQLRTAKVDPSGLGFELVYMDKDVAEVRVFGTYRVQVGKLDRNLEEDSVFVVMKGTGGWKIYELDGQEDGF, from the coding sequence GTGTCCAGTTTCAAGGTGGACCTTGAGTTCAAGTATGCGCCCGGAAACCTCATGGACGGCGATCCGTCCACGGCATGGGCCGGGGGCAGCGTATCCGCGGGCGAGGGTCAATGGATGGAGTTTTCCTTCGAGATGCCGGTGCGGGTCACGGGATTGGGCATCTACAACGGCAACCAGGGTGCAGGGGAGTTCGAGAAGTTTCGGCGCATCCGTTCGGGGAGGATCGTCTATCCCGACGGCTGGGAGTTTCCCTTTTGGCTGCGCGACGAAAAAGGCGAGCAGGTCATCCGGTGTCCGGGCAGGCCGGCCAAGTCCATCCGGATCGTGGTGGATTCCGTGTTTCCCCAAGGCGTGCCCCTGGCGCGCATGAAGCTGGCCGTGTCCGAGGTCAAGTTGTATCTGACGCTGATGGCCGTGCCGGAAAGCGATGCCACGGCGGATGGTACGTTCGTGCCTCAGATTCCGCCAGCGGACACATCCAATCCGGTGCCCTCGGAAATACAGGAGCTGCTCCGCGATTTTTACGTCAAGCAGACGTCCCTTGACGACGACTACCATCTTCTGTTCGCGCCGCACGTGCGCGACATGTTCGATTTTCAGTTCGAGGTCTTCAAGGAAATTCAACGCCAGCGGGGAACCTTCAAGCAGTTGCGCACGGCCAAAGTGGACCCGTCCGGGCTCGGCTTCGAATTGGTCTATATGGACAAGGATGTGGCCGAGGTCCGGGTCTTCGGGACCTACCGCGTTCAGGTGGGCAAGCTCGACCGGAACCTGGAAGAGGACTCGGTCTTCGTGGTTATGAAGGGAACCGGCGGCTGGAAGATATACGAGCTGGACGGCCAGGAAGACGGATTTTAA
- the ahcY gene encoding adenosylhomocysteinase — translation MSKNVMPVDPKCEIKVADMSLAEWGRMEMQLSEREMPGLMAIIDKYGKEKPLKGLKVTGSLHMTIQTAMLIKCLYELGADIRWASCNIFSTQDHAAAAIAESGMAKVFAWKGETLEEYWWCTEQALTWPDGSGPDLIVDDGGDATLLIHQGVKVEADPSLADKEYDVHEFQIIMDRLGASVKANPTKWTEIAKKVRGVSEETTTGVHRLYEMQRAGELLFPAINVNDSVTKSKFDNLYGCRESLADGIKRATDVMVAGKVVVVVGYGDVGKGCAQSMRGFGARVLITEIDPICALQAAMEGYEVTTMDDAASRGDIFVTCTGNYHVVTGEHMEKMKDEAILCNIGHFDSEIEMIYLEKNPACIRKVVKPQVDKWTLESGRSIIILAEGRLVNLGCATGHPSFVMSNSFTNQALAQIDLAKNDYEPKVMILPKKLDEEVARLHLARLGVKLEKLTKAQADYIGVDVEGPFKPDHYRY, via the coding sequence ATGTCCAAGAACGTCATGCCCGTCGATCCCAAATGCGAGATCAAAGTGGCCGACATGTCGCTGGCCGAGTGGGGCCGCATGGAGATGCAGCTCTCCGAGCGCGAAATGCCCGGCCTCATGGCCATCATCGACAAGTACGGCAAGGAAAAGCCGCTCAAGGGGCTGAAGGTCACGGGATCCCTGCACATGACCATCCAGACCGCCATGCTCATCAAGTGCCTGTATGAGCTGGGCGCGGATATCCGCTGGGCGTCCTGCAACATCTTTTCCACCCAGGATCATGCCGCTGCCGCCATCGCGGAGTCCGGCATGGCCAAAGTCTTCGCCTGGAAGGGCGAGACCCTCGAAGAATACTGGTGGTGCACCGAACAGGCCCTGACCTGGCCCGATGGCTCCGGCCCGGACCTCATCGTGGACGACGGCGGCGACGCCACCCTGCTCATTCACCAGGGCGTCAAGGTCGAGGCCGATCCGTCCCTCGCGGACAAGGAATACGATGTCCACGAGTTCCAGATCATCATGGACCGCCTGGGCGCTTCGGTGAAAGCCAACCCCACCAAGTGGACCGAGATCGCCAAGAAGGTGCGCGGCGTTTCCGAGGAAACCACCACCGGCGTGCATCGCCTCTACGAGATGCAGCGTGCTGGCGAGCTGCTTTTCCCGGCCATCAACGTCAATGACTCCGTGACCAAGTCCAAGTTCGACAACCTCTACGGTTGCCGCGAGTCCCTGGCTGACGGCATCAAGCGCGCCACCGACGTCATGGTCGCGGGCAAGGTCGTGGTCGTGGTCGGTTACGGCGACGTGGGCAAGGGCTGCGCCCAGTCCATGCGCGGCTTCGGCGCTCGCGTCCTCATCACCGAGATCGACCCCATCTGCGCCCTGCAGGCCGCCATGGAAGGGTACGAAGTGACCACCATGGATGACGCCGCTTCCCGTGGCGACATCTTCGTCACCTGCACCGGCAACTACCATGTCGTCACCGGCGAGCACATGGAGAAGATGAAGGACGAGGCGATCCTTTGCAACATCGGCCACTTCGACTCCGAGATTGAGATGATCTACCTGGAGAAGAATCCGGCCTGCATCAGGAAGGTCGTCAAGCCGCAGGTGGACAAGTGGACCCTGGAGTCCGGCCGCTCCATCATCATCCTGGCCGAAGGCCGTCTGGTGAACCTCGGCTGCGCCACCGGCCACCCGAGCTTCGTCATGTCCAACTCCTTCACCAACCAGGCCCTGGCTCAGATCGATCTGGCCAAGAACGACTACGAGCCCAAGGTCATGATCCTGCCCAAAAAGCTCGACGAGGAAGTTGCCCGTCTCCATCTGGCCCGTCTCGGCGTCAAGCTGGAAAAGCTCACCAAGGCGCAGGCGGACTACATCGGCGTGGACGTCGAAGGTCCCTTCAAGCCCGATCACTACCGCTACTAG